A region of the Paenibacillus sp. J23TS9 genome:
CTAGGCTTTTTATTCATTTTATGCAGAAATTGTTGAGTTATGGGGAAAGCTGGCTGATTAAATCAGTGCTTGGAGGTTGGTGCGGCTGGCGGTGCCTGAGTTTTTGTTTTTACATCCTTGGGAAGCTGAGGAATGATGCGTCCGACAATATCGGCCAGCTCGGATGCAAAGCCGGATACAGGCTCGCCTTTTTTGATATGTTGGCCGATTTCAGCAATTCTGTTGGAAAGATCCATATCCGCAGTCACAAGCGCGTTCTTGCCACGAGGATCTTTTCGCAGCGTTTCTGCCACCGAGTATTTGATATTGCCGACCCGGGAGCGGGTAAGCTTGCCGTCGACGTCGATGCCGACCACAGCGGTATTGCCAAACACGACGACATGTGCTTTTTTGACTCCTGCCACTTTTTCGGCCATGGCTTCGAGATGATCCTTAATGGACAAATTAGTAGTATCTTCCGCTGCGCGAACGGTTGACTTCCCTGCAGATTTTAACGATACCCGGTTGTGTTCAGTGGAAGCAGCGGACATTCCCTGTTTATTTTGAGGAGAGGGTGATGCATTTTTGTCCTGAGTCTTGTTGTTACAGCCGCTGATGACAGCGAGTGCCAACACGACAAGCATGAGCATTCTCATATGTGATCGTCCTTTCCAGGTCATAGATTCTAATGCGAATTGTAATTTAGGATGTCCATGACGGAATAATTTATGTGTTCATTATGAGTTAGTGGAGGGAGAAGGTATGAGAAAGATCTTTGTACTGGATACCAATGTGCTTCTTCATGATCCCGGAGCGATCTATGCGTTTGATGAGCATGAGGTCATCATACCTGCGGTAGTTCTCGAAGAAATTGATTCCAAGAAGCGTAATGCAGATGAAATTGGACGCAATGCGCGCACGGTATCACGTTTATTGGATCAGCTGAGGGAAAACGGACATCTGCACAGCGGGGTAGCGCTCTATAATGGCGGAAGCTTAAAGGTTGAACTGAACCACAGAAGTTTTCTCAAGGTCCAGGAGATGTTCGGGGAAATATCCAATGACAACCGTATACTCGCCGTGGCCTTGAATTATCATATGGAAGAAACGGTGAAAGAGGAGCCCGATCAGGTGGTCCTTGTCAGCAAAGACGTACTGGTCCGCATTAAGGCTGATGTACTGGGGTTAACTACGCAGGATTATTTGTCAGACCGAACTGCCGGACCTGGGGACTTCTACTCAGGCAACCTGAAGCTGAAGGTGCATCCTTCCATCATTGATGAGTTTTATTCATACCGGTTTCTGCCGGTCAAGCCACTCAACCTCTCCTATCCGCTTCATCCCCATGAATTTGTGATTTTGAAGGATGAAATGGGAAGTACAAAGTCGGCGCTTCTGAAGGTTAACACGGAAGGCACAAAGCTGGAGCCGCTCTTTTTGAGCAATGAAGCGGTCTGGGGCATATGTGCGCGCAACGCACAACAGCGGATGGCGCTAGAGCTTTTATTGAATGACGACATACCACTTGTGACTATCACAGGTAAGGCGGGCACAGGCAAGACCCTGCTTGCTCTGGCGGCAGGATTGCTCAAGGTGGAAGATGAGCATAAATATAAAAAGCTGTTGATTGCAAGACCTGTCGTACCCATGGGAAAGGATATTGGATATCTGCCTGGGGAAAAAGAAGAAAAGCTGCGTCCGTGGATGCAGCCGATCTACGATAACCTCGAGTTTTTATTTGATACTAAAAAGTCCGGGGATATTGATAAAATTCTGATGGGACTTGGCAGCATTCAGGTAGAGGCGTTAACCTACATCCGCGGCAGATCCATCCCCGGTCAGTTTATCATTATTGATGAGGCACAAAACCTGTCCCGTCATGAGGTGAAAACCATTGTATCCCGGGTAGGCGAGGGGAGCAAGATCATCCTGATGGGTGACCCTGAGCAAATAGACCATCCTTATCTTGATGCTTCAAGCAACGGACTCACGTATATTGTGGAGAAATTCAAACAGGAAGGCATCAGTGGACACATTACCTTGGAAAAAGGGGAGCGATCCAAACTGGCACAGCTGGCTGCCGATTTGCTTTAGCTCCTGTATTGGATCAGAGTCCTGGATACTTTTGCTCTATGAGCTCTAGGTCCAGGGCTTTTGTCCATGACCGACGTAGGGTGTGAGTAAAACATTTCCAATAAAAAGTAGGACAAGCGCCCTATCCTTTTGATAAAATAATAAGAGTACGGAATGAGGCATTTGCCAGAGGAGGCCAAAAGACTTGAAGCGGAAAAATTATTGGTTTTTATTCGCCATCTTGCTGCTGTCGTTAACCAGCTTGTCCCAGGGTCAGAATATGACGCCGGACAACAGCAGCAGTGAAGAGAGAAAAACAATGTCTTGGAATCCGCAGCCTTCCTCTCCGCAGGATCCTGATGATCAACCGATCCGGGTAATTACCCATCTAAATGAATCCGATTACAAAGAACTGCTCGATATAAATGATAATTTCATTCGCGAAACTGGCATTCAGGTTGAGATTAAGAACATACCGGATACGGATGCATACCGGCAACTGACTGCTGCGCTTGAAGTAGGCGAAGGGCCCGACGTGATGCTAGTGAACAGCCCCTGGATTCGGTCTTTGGCTTCCAGTGGTTACATACTGCCTGCAGAATCCTATCAGAGCAGTACAACTGGCAGTGATGTAATCAGTCCGATTTTGCAAATGCTGGAGTGGAATGGATACCAGTGGGGGATCCCTCTGGATATGGATCCCTATGTGCTTGTTTGGCAGGCGCATGCTTTGCAGACCATAGGAATTCCCGAGATTCCTCAAGCAGGCAAGGAATGGAAAGATCTGCTCGTCAAGCAGGAAAACCGCAAGGATAAGAAGCTGATTGCACTTCCCGCAGGAGATGCCTATGCTTTTGCCGCTTTGATGGGGGGGATGGGAACAGATCCGTCCAATCCAACCAATGAAGGGCTTGAATCGTTAAGCAAACTCCGTCCTGGAATACAGTTTATAGAAGCGGGTAAGATGCAGGAAGCATGGACAAGCCTGAAGGATGAAGGATTGGTTATGGTAGCTATGTCTGCTTCATCAGCGACAAAGGAAAGAAAGGGAAACGGAATGCTGGAGCTCCGCCTTCCTGAACAGCTTTATGCTGAAAATCCATTTTTACTCCGCGGGAGATCCTATGCCGTCTCCGCCCAGGTACAGCATCCACAGAATGCTGCAGATTGGATTGCCTACATGACTTCAGATATGTCCCAGAGGCTTTGGTCCGACACAACGGGGTATTTGCCTGTTTTGAAGGAAATGTATCAGGGGGATCAATTCCAATGGCTCCAGCAGCCAGTGCGTCTTGATCGGCTGCTGAAGCCTACAGATGGAGCAGCAGAGGCTGGTGCATTGCAATCAAAGTGGGATGTTTTCTCAAAGGCTGCGAAGCTTCTTTTGACCGGTAAAAGTACCGAACAGGAATACAGGGAGGCCCTGGAAGGCCGCCCTAAAGAGAAATCATCCAATGAATAAGGATGATGTGCAATGATGGCATGTTAGCCTACATAGACAGCTTTAACGTGACATGAAGAACCTGGTTGGTACTGGTTACTTCTGTAGCTTTGACAAATGATACAATTTGCTGCGGATAAAAGCCAAGGTCAAATTCATTTTCCAGCTGGCGGCAGGTTGTATCCGGAAGCTCCAGCCCGTTGAATATAAGCTTGTCGACATGGAACAGAATCGAATTCTCAGGCTCATTCTCAACGCTGTAATGCCCTTCCACCTGCAGACTTAAATTACCGCTCTCGCCCTCTGCGATGACTTTATTGTCGTTGAAATGGAAAGAAAAATTATTGAAAAGTTCATTTTTACTCTTTAGAAAGTCGTTCAGATCATCTTCCTGGATTTCGATGGAGTATGTGGTGCCGTTCGTCCGGATGGCTCCTTTTTTATTTTGAATAAATTCAGGCAGGTCATTCATGGCGGATGAGAGCGCTGAGAAATACCGCTTAACTTCATACATTCCGACATTTTCCCAATATGCAGTAAATTCCTTGATCATTTTTTTCATGGCCTCAGGGTCGCTGCTGTCCGCAATGCTGCTGTCCAGATCCTTTTGCAGTGCCAGTACCCGGTCTCTTTGCTTCAGGAGATTGTCCTTGATTGTGGTGAGCTGGGCGTAGGATTTCTCCATCTGCTGCTGTGTTTCTTTAATGCTCTGGTACTGAGACTGGTACGCATCGAGCACCATTGCGTCCTGATCCATGATCATTTCATAATAGCTGTATATTTCTAAAAGATTGCTTATGTTTTTGGCTGAAAAGAGAATGGTAAATAGATTGTCCCTTTCACCCATGTAATAGGAACGTATTACGGTTCCTGCACGCTCCTGGCGGCTCTTGATTTGTTGCTGCTTCTCTTCAAGCTGAACCTGAAGTTTTTCTATTTCTGTCTGAGTTTGGTCCTGCTGGCGGGTGATCCGTTCAATTTCATGGTCAATTTCTACGATAGAGAGGCTTTTTTGCAGCATTTGCTGCTGGTCGGCGTTCTCTGGTTTTACGGGATCAGCAAGAAGATTATGCTCCGGATGCAGCAGTGAGAGGAACAGAAGCGGCAGAAGCAGATATATTAGGCGCACATGTTTTTTAGCGGCCTTCACAGATCCTCCTCCCCTCCAGGCAAGTCTAGTCTTGGACAACGGTTTTACATACCTCATGTAAATATATGCTTGTTTAAAAAATATCATCCCTCTCTTTTCAACCTTGAGGGGGATGTTGAAACAAAGAAAAAAAGACGGACCGGCAGCGATGTCGGATCGTCTTTTTTTGGTAACTCTTCAAGCGAATGATCGGTAACTACAGCGGTAGACCCATTTTAAAGACTGTCCAGTAGCTGAAACCGGTAAATGTCACGATCATATAGCCCCAGAAGAGAAGAATGTAGGTTTTTTCCGTAAATTTCAGATATCCCAAAATCACGAAAAATGCTGTCTGCAAGAAGAACAACAGAGCCATTTCCACCATGTTCCCGGCAAATGCCATCAAACCGATAGCAAGTGTAAAGAAGCCCAGTACTCGAAACATGCGTGCCACGTAGTATCCCCCTCTCCTTATGTACGGTCGTAGCATTACTACACATCATTATAACGTTAACCCAAAAATGTGTAAACGAAAAGTCTTGAACAATTATGAATTTTTTGAGTTTCCCTATAGATTACAGAATTTATTGAATTCCAGCGAAAGCTGGATAATTCTATAATCGCAAGGAAAGCAACAACTAAGGGTGGTCCGTCTACTGTGAATTACATCAATAACGGGCTTTCCTTATTATTGTGATCATTGCTAAAGAAAGTATTCAAGCTGGGTACGTTTATTTTCCACCGGAATAAGTATGAGCTATTTAAAATTTGGCAATACAATTTAGTATCAAATAGATTCTATGAACTCTATGAGAAGCATAGAAATGAAAATAAGCAGCTGTTATACCTCATTCAAGCCCGGAAAGAAGGGTTATGGAGACGGTTATTTTAGGATGTTGTTAGGAGGGTTTGGTTGCATGACAGCAGTAAGACAAGATGCATGGAGCACAGAAGATGATCTTATTTTAGCGGAGGTAACGTTAAGGCATATCCGCGAAGGAAGCACGCAGCTCGCTGCTTTCGAGGAAGTTGGAGAGAAAATCGGCAGGACATCCGCAGCCTGTGGTTTCCGATGGAACAGCTGTGTCCGTAAAAAGTATGAGGAAGCGATCAGCCTTGCCAAAACGCAGCGGCAGAAGAGAAGCTATTACAAAAAACAACCGGCGAATCCACTGCAAGTGGCAGCTCTAGGTGGTTTGAGTGAAGTTGAGGCAGGATATTTCAAGATCGAGGGTGCAAGCGAAGAGTCGTTATCCATCGATGCAGTCATTCGCTTCTTGCGCCAATGGAAAGGGAATTTGCAGGAAAATGGCCGTCAGCTGAAAATGCTTGAGAAGGAGCTCCGGGAGAAGGAAGAGGAGCTGGCTAACTTGAGAAGAGTTAATGAACAGCTGAACAAGGAAGTCAGCGAAGTCCAGACGGATTACCGGGTTGTGAACGATGATTACAAAGCGCTGATCCAAATAATGGACCGGGCGCGCCGGCTTGCTTTTTTAACAGAAGAAGAGGAAGAGCTGAAGACTCGGTTTAAAATGGATGCGAACGGTAATCTCGAGCGCATTGAGTAGGCGTAAATCATAAAGTCAAAACCCGAACACCCGTCCGGATGAGCGAAATTTAAGCGCTCCGAACGGGTTTTTCCGTGTCTATAGGTGTATTTGGAGTTTGCTGCAAGCGTTCATCAGACTTTTTTCTCGTATCAAGGCGTAAACATGCTATATAATATTTTTAGATGGTATAAGCACCACAGTACAGAAGACAGGTGATACGATGATTATAGATCTGGTTGGAGGAGGCTCGCTGGGCCTTTTATACGGCGGCAAGCTCGCAGCAGCGGGAGTTAATGTCCGTTTATGGTGCAGAAGCGCCCAACAATCGGAGGAGCTGCGATCCAAGGGGATTTCAGTTGTGAATACATATGGAGAAACCGAGTGTTTGGCAGAGCCGGGAACTTTTGCAGCGGGCATCATTGATGATTTTGCGGCTCATTGGATGCAGGAACCCGGCGAGTGGATTTTCTTGATGACCAAGCAAAAGGACACTGAAGAGGTATGCGCAAGGTCTGCAGGGCAGCTCGCAAAGGACAAGTCTGCCGCAGATCAGCTTCCGGGCGTTGTCTGTTTTCAAAACGGATATGGCCATATGGAGCGATTAGCGGGTATTTTGCCAGGCTGGCCACTATATGCGGCTATCACAACTGAAGGAGCGAAGCGAACGGCTCCGTATGAAGTACGGCATGCAGGAACAGGTACGACATGGATTGGGGTCCCCGTACAGCAACAAGTCGGGACAGAAATAACCCCATATGCTGAAAATATGGTGAAAACGCTGCAAAAAGCAGGATTTTCGGCCATTTTATCGAATGACATCGATAGCAGAATTTACCGGAAGCTAATCATCAATGCGGTCATCAATCCGCTCACCGCGCTGTGGAACATTCCAAACGGCGAGCTGCTTGCATCAGACAAGCGGATACAGATCATGAAGATGCTGCTAAATGAAGCACTCGCTGTTTATGAAGCATGCGGCATTCCCTATGAAGAGGATATGTGGGAACAAATCATGGAAGTGTGCACTTCGACCGCAGGCAACACATCTTCCATGCTGAAGGATGTTCAGGCAGGCGCCCCAACAGAGGTAGATTGGATTAATGGTAGTATTGCAGCTCTTGCAGAAAAGGCCGGCATGCACGCCGTGGCCCATGAAATGCTAACCGGCCTCATTAAAGGTCTCACGATAAGAGAGGTGTGAATCATTTGGATTTGTTGAAAAATTCATTTATCTTTCTGAGCATTCTTCCGTTTTTTCCATTTTTGCTCGTATACTTTATCCATTATTGGTGGAAACATAACAAGAAGACCTCACTTAAGCTTGCCATGGATGTAACGACGCTGTTTTTGATTATTTCGGTTTCGGCATTATTCAATCTCACCTTTGATTCAAGGTTTGGTTTTTACTTGATATTACTGCTTCTATTAATAGCGATTGGTCTGATCGGCAGTGCACAAAACCGTCTCAAGGGCAGGATTGACGTCCAAAAAATGGCGAAACTAATATGGAGAATGTCCTTTATCATCATGAGCTTCAGCTATCTTCTTTTTACAGTAATTGGTTTTTTAAAATACATATTCATAACAATGTCTTAAGTAAATATGCATTGTTTATAAAAGGAAAAGTAGACTATATTTGAGCTGTGCAAGGTTTTTTCTTTGATTTTGGTATAGATTTTTTTGACCACTGGTTGTATAATCATTAACCATACACTTAAATAACCTTAGGGGGATTACAGCATGAGAAGGAAATCACTATTCACCCTACTAACGATGATCCTTGTAGTGGGAACAGTTCTTGCGGGCTGCGGCTCCAAGAATGAAGGGGGAAGCGGCTCCAAAGAAAACACTGCCGCGAGTAAAGATCAAGTGCTTCACATTAACCTCAGCGCAGAACCGCCAACATTTGACCCGGCGCAAGCGCAAGACAGCCAGGCTCATACCGTGCTTAACATGATGTATGAAGGTTTGGTTCGTTTGGATGAAAACAGCAAGCCAGTCCCGGGTGTAGCAGAGAAATGGGATATTTCTTCTGATGGACTGAAGTATGTTTTCCACCTCCGCAAAGATGCGAAATGGAGCAATGGTGATCCTTTGACGGCAAAAGACTTCGTCTTTGCATGGCAGCGGGTTCTCGATCCTAGCTCTACACCAGCCCCACCATATGCATACCAATTGTTTTATATTAAAGGTGCTGAAGATTACAACAGCAAAAAAACCACTGATTTCTCTACAGTGGGCGTAAAAGCAACGGATGACAATACGCTGGAAGTAACATTGAAAACTCCAACTCCATACTTCCTGAGTCTGACTTCGTTCTATACGTTCTATCCGGTTCATCAATCGGTTAAAGACAACGCAAAATGGGCAGCCGATCCTAAGACGATGATTACTAACGGACCTTTCACTTTGACGACTTGGACTACGGGCCAAAAAATTGAAGTGACTAAAAATGCAAACTACTGGGATAACAAGGACATTAAGCTGAATAAAATCACGATGTCTCTGTCCAACAGCGGTGCAACCGAGCTGTCCAGCTATAAAGCAGGTCAACTTGATTTTGCAGGCATGCCGAACGGGGAAATTCCTACGGACCAAATGCCAGCTGTGAAAAAAGAGCTGAAAGATGAATTGAATTTGAAACCGATTGGTGGTATTTACTACTATCAATTTAACGTAACTGCAAAGCCGTTTGATAATGCGAAAATCCGTAAAGCGTTTGCGATGGCGATCAGCCGTCAAGATATCGTTGACAAGGTTACGCAAAGTGAAGAAAAACCTGCGTTCGGATTCGTTCCGCCTGGAATTACGGGCGAGAAGGAAGATTTCCGTACTGAACATAAAGATGATTTCTTTACAGAAAATATGGATGAAGCTAAGAAGCTGTTGCAAGAAGGAATGCAAGAAGAAGGCTACACAACGCTGCCTCCAGTAACCCTGATCTACAATTCCAGTGACAAGCATAAGAAAATTGCTCTTGCTGTAGCGGATATGTGGAAAAGAAACCTGGGTGTCGAAGTGAAAACGGAGAACCAGGAATGGGGCGTGTTCCTTAAAAACCGCAGAAGTCTGAACTATCAAATCGCTCGTGCGGGCTGGAGCCCAGACTATAACGATCCGATGACTTTCTTCGATCTTTGGACTTCGAAGAGCGGTAACAATGACGTAGGCTTCAAAAATAAAGAGTATGATGCGCTTGTTAATGATGCTTACTCTTCTGCAGACAACAAAAAGCGTATGGATGATTTCACTAAGGCCGAAACTCTTTTGATCAAAGATCAACAAGTGCTAATGCCGATTTACTATTACACCAACGTAGCACTGATCAAACCAAACCTTAAAGGTGTAATTCTTGATTATGCTGGTGCAGTTGACTTTACACGCGCTTACTTTGAGTAAAACGCTAGTGTAGATTTGGATAAGTAATTCGGGATATATATGTGGATACTCCATATATATCCCGTTTTTTTTGCATTTGATAATCCTTGTGGTAGATATTTCTTCATTTAGTAATAAATAGATTGGACAAAAGTACCCATCATTCTTTAAAATCGAAATATGTCGAATATTGTAGAATAAAATTAGCGGGGAGGGTCATCGGGCATGGTTCGTTACGTAGCCAACAAGTTTTTTTACATGCTGGTGTCTTTGTTTATTCTGATATCAGCCACATTCTTTCTGATGAAAGCCATACCTGGGGATCCTTTTATGTCCGAGAAAAAGGTTCCGCCTGAAATACAAGCCCGTCTTATGGAGCAGTACGGTCTCGATAAACCGGTATACCAACAGTATTTTAAATATCTAGGCGATATTGCAACGGGTGATTTCGGTATATCGATGAAACACCAGAACCAGGAAGTTACAGATATTATTCTGGATACCTTCTCAGCCTCCCTGAAACTCGGAGTGTTCGCGATCGTGATTTCGGTCATTATCGGTGTTTTGCTCGGAATGCTCGCGGCTCTCTATCACAGGAAGCTGATTGATAACGTAGCGATGATTCTGGCCGTTCTTGGAATTGCAGTACCGAGCTTCGTACTGGCATCTCTGATTCAGTTTATATTCGGTGAGAAGCTCGGATGGTTTCATGTTATGGGCTTTGATGGCCCTCTTGATTATGTTTTACCTGTCGCAGCATTGTCTGCCCAACCGATTGCGTTTATCGCACGCTTGACTCGCTCCAGCATGCTTGAAGTGCTGCATGCTGATTACATCAAGACAGCCAAAGCGAAAGGTCTGAACTGGTTTACGATTATGTTCAAACACGTGATCCGCAACGGCATTTTACCTGTTGTCACCTATATTGGTCCAATGACAGCCAATATCATTACTGGTTCTGTCGTTATTGAACAGATCTTTGGTATCGGCGGAATAGGTAAAGTGTTCGTTGAATGTATTACGAACCGTGACTATACCATGATCATGGGTGTAACCATTTTCTACGGTGTCCTGCTTATGCTTGCACGTTTCATTACAGATATAGTTTATGTGCTGGTTGATCCGCGTATTAAATTAACCGGCGGGAAGGAGGGCTAACGGTGGCAGTTAATGACACAACTTTATCAAACACCAATGTTGAGCTATCGCCCGAGGACTTCCGTAAAATAGGCGTAGACGAAAAGCAGGCTGAGATTATTCAGCGGGAAAGTCTTTCGGCCTGGAGAGATGCATGGCAGCGCCTTCGTAAAAACAAGATGGCCATGACCAGTCTAATCGTGCTTGTGCTCATTATTTTGGCTGCAATCATCGGGCCGATCATTTCAAAATTCGATTCAGCTACCAATGATCTGCTGAATACGAACCAGGCGCCTTCCAAAGTACACTGGTTCGGAACGGATGACCTCGGTCGTGATATGTTCGTACGTACCTGGATGGGCGCCCGCATCTCACTGATTGTTGGTATGGCCGCGGCACTTATTGACCTTATGATCGGTGTTATCTACGGCGGTATCATGGGCTTCTTCGGTGGCCGCGTGGATGCTATCATGAACAAATTTTCGGAGATCTTGTACTCCATTCCTTATATGCTGGTAACGATCCTGTTGCTGGTTGTTTTTGAACCAAGTATTGGAACCATCATATTGGCACTGACAATCACCGGCTGGATTAACATGTCCTGGATTGTACGCGGCGAAATTATGCAGCTGAAAAACAGGGAGTATGTATTGGCTTCCCGTTCCATGGGCGCTGGCTCAAACCGGTTGTTATTCCGGCATCTGCTGCCAAACGCCGTGGGACCTATCATCGTTACATTGACGTTGTCCGTACCGAACGCTATTTTTTCCGAAGCTTTCCTAAGCTTCCTGGGTCTCGGTGTACAAGCACCGGTAGCTTCACTTGGCTCAATGATCAACGACGCGTTGACTGGCTGGATGTACTATCCTTGGCGGATGCTCTTCCCGGCGATTCTGATCAGCTTGACTATGCTTGCATTTAATATTTTCGGTGATGGCCTCCGCGATGCGCTCGATCCGAAACTGAAATAACAGGAGGTGAGATCATGGAACCGATTTTACAAGTAAAAGACCTGCAAGTATCCTTTAAGGTGAAGGGCGGAGAAGTTCAAGCCGTCCGTGGCATGAACTTTGAAATAGGCAAAGGGGAAACGGTGGCAATTGTAGGTGAGTCTGGCAGTGGCAAGAGTGTTACCGCCCAAACGATTATGCGCCTCATACCATCACCACCTTCCCAAATCAAAAGCGGTGAAATTATTTTTCAGGGTCAGGATATCCTGAAGAAATCAAATAAACAGATGGAGCATATCCGCGGTAAAGATATCGGCATGATCTTCCAGGATCCAATGACTTCCCTCAACCCTACGATTAAAGTAGGCAAGCAAATTACGGAAGTGCTGATAAAGCATCAGAAGCTGTCGAGCTCCGAAGCGAAGGTGCGCGGCATCGAGATGCTGAAGCTCGTCGGCATTAAAAATCCGGAGGAGCGTTTTGGACAATATCCGCATGAGTTCTCCGGCGGTATGCGCCAGCGGGTGATGATAGCGATCGCTCTGGCATGTAATCCGGCATTGCTGATTGCGGATGAACCGACAACAGCGTTGGACGTAACGATCCAGGCACAGATCATGGATGTCATGAAGGATATGCAGAAGAAGTTTGGCACCTCGATCATCCTCATTACGCATGACCTCGGTGTTGTTGCAGGCATGTGTGACAGAGTTATCGTCATGTATGCGGGTGAAGTGGTTGAAACCGGGACGAAATGGGAGATTTTCAAAAATCCCCAGCATCCTTATACCAAAGGTCTTCTTCGTTCTATGCCGCGGTTGGACCAGAAGAAGGATGAGCCTCTCATTCCGATCATTGGTACACCACCCGATCTGATTAAACCTCCGATCGGCTGCGCATTTTGTGCCCGCTGTGATGAAGCAATGAAAGTTTGTGAGCGCATCAATCCAGGTTCTACGGAATTCAGCGATACCCATATGGCCCGCTGTTGGAACCTGCATGAGATGGCGAAGGAGGTTCATTCGTCATGAAAGAAAACCATTTGATTGAAGTAGAAGGACTGAAAAAGTACTTTAATGTGGGTGGAGGCAAAATTGTCAAAGCCGTCGATGATATCAACTTCTTTATCCGCGAAGGAGAGACTCTCGGGATGGTTGGTGAATCCGGCTGCGGCAAATCCACTGCAGGACGTACCATTCTCCGCCTGTACGAGCCTACGGCAGGCAGTG
Encoded here:
- a CDS encoding RsfA family transcriptional regulator encodes the protein MTAVRQDAWSTEDDLILAEVTLRHIREGSTQLAAFEEVGEKIGRTSAACGFRWNSCVRKKYEEAISLAKTQRQKRSYYKKQPANPLQVAALGGLSEVEAGYFKIEGASEESLSIDAVIRFLRQWKGNLQENGRQLKMLEKELREKEEELANLRRVNEQLNKEVSEVQTDYRVVNDDYKALIQIMDRARRLAFLTEEEEELKTRFKMDANGNLERIE
- a CDS encoding DUF3397 domain-containing protein, with translation MNHLDLLKNSFIFLSILPFFPFLLVYFIHYWWKHNKKTSLKLAMDVTTLFLIISVSALFNLTFDSRFGFYLILLLLLIAIGLIGSAQNRLKGRIDVQKMAKLIWRMSFIIMSFSYLLFTVIGFLKYIFITMS
- a CDS encoding extracellular solute-binding protein encodes the protein MKRKNYWFLFAILLLSLTSLSQGQNMTPDNSSSEERKTMSWNPQPSSPQDPDDQPIRVITHLNESDYKELLDINDNFIRETGIQVEIKNIPDTDAYRQLTAALEVGEGPDVMLVNSPWIRSLASSGYILPAESYQSSTTGSDVISPILQMLEWNGYQWGIPLDMDPYVLVWQAHALQTIGIPEIPQAGKEWKDLLVKQENRKDKKLIALPAGDAYAFAALMGGMGTDPSNPTNEGLESLSKLRPGIQFIEAGKMQEAWTSLKDEGLVMVAMSASSATKERKGNGMLELRLPEQLYAENPFLLRGRSYAVSAQVQHPQNAADWIAYMTSDMSQRLWSDTTGYLPVLKEMYQGDQFQWLQQPVRLDRLLKPTDGAAEAGALQSKWDVFSKAAKLLLTGKSTEQEYREALEGRPKEKSSNE
- a CDS encoding DUF2626 family protein, translated to MARMFRVLGFFTLAIGLMAFAGNMVEMALLFFLQTAFFVILGYLKFTEKTYILLFWGYMIVTFTGFSYWTVFKMGLPL
- a CDS encoding ABC transporter permease, with translation MVRYVANKFFYMLVSLFILISATFFLMKAIPGDPFMSEKKVPPEIQARLMEQYGLDKPVYQQYFKYLGDIATGDFGISMKHQNQEVTDIILDTFSASLKLGVFAIVISVIIGVLLGMLAALYHRKLIDNVAMILAVLGIAVPSFVLASLIQFIFGEKLGWFHVMGFDGPLDYVLPVAALSAQPIAFIARLTRSSMLEVLHADYIKTAKAKGLNWFTIMFKHVIRNGILPVVTYIGPMTANIITGSVVIEQIFGIGGIGKVFVECITNRDYTMIMGVTIFYGVLLMLARFITDIVYVLVDPRIKLTGGKEG
- a CDS encoding YhcN/YlaJ family sporulation lipoprotein, yielding MRMLMLVVLALAVISGCNNKTQDKNASPSPQNKQGMSAASTEHNRVSLKSAGKSTVRAAEDTTNLSIKDHLEAMAEKVAGVKKAHVVVFGNTAVVGIDVDGKLTRSRVGNIKYSVAETLRKDPRGKNALVTADMDLSNRIAEIGQHIKKGEPVSGFASELADIVGRIIPQLPKDVKTKTQAPPAAPTSKH
- a CDS encoding ketopantoate reductase family protein, yielding MIIDLVGGGSLGLLYGGKLAAAGVNVRLWCRSAQQSEELRSKGISVVNTYGETECLAEPGTFAAGIIDDFAAHWMQEPGEWIFLMTKQKDTEEVCARSAGQLAKDKSAADQLPGVVCFQNGYGHMERLAGILPGWPLYAAITTEGAKRTAPYEVRHAGTGTTWIGVPVQQQVGTEITPYAENMVKTLQKAGFSAILSNDIDSRIYRKLIINAVINPLTALWNIPNGELLASDKRIQIMKMLLNEALAVYEACGIPYEEDMWEQIMEVCTSTAGNTSSMLKDVQAGAPTEVDWINGSIAALAEKAGMHAVAHEMLTGLIKGLTIREV
- a CDS encoding ABC transporter substrate-binding protein yields the protein MRRKSLFTLLTMILVVGTVLAGCGSKNEGGSGSKENTAASKDQVLHINLSAEPPTFDPAQAQDSQAHTVLNMMYEGLVRLDENSKPVPGVAEKWDISSDGLKYVFHLRKDAKWSNGDPLTAKDFVFAWQRVLDPSSTPAPPYAYQLFYIKGAEDYNSKKTTDFSTVGVKATDDNTLEVTLKTPTPYFLSLTSFYTFYPVHQSVKDNAKWAADPKTMITNGPFTLTTWTTGQKIEVTKNANYWDNKDIKLNKITMSLSNSGATELSSYKAGQLDFAGMPNGEIPTDQMPAVKKELKDELNLKPIGGIYYYQFNVTAKPFDNAKIRKAFAMAISRQDIVDKVTQSEEKPAFGFVPPGITGEKEDFRTEHKDDFFTENMDEAKKLLQEGMQEEGYTTLPPVTLIYNSSDKHKKIALAVADMWKRNLGVEVKTENQEWGVFLKNRRSLNYQIARAGWSPDYNDPMTFFDLWTSKSGNNDVGFKNKEYDALVNDAYSSADNKKRMDDFTKAETLLIKDQQVLMPIYYYTNVALIKPNLKGVILDYAGAVDFTRAYFE
- a CDS encoding PhoH family protein; translated protein: MRKIFVLDTNVLLHDPGAIYAFDEHEVIIPAVVLEEIDSKKRNADEIGRNARTVSRLLDQLRENGHLHSGVALYNGGSLKVELNHRSFLKVQEMFGEISNDNRILAVALNYHMEETVKEEPDQVVLVSKDVLVRIKADVLGLTTQDYLSDRTAGPGDFYSGNLKLKVHPSIIDEFYSYRFLPVKPLNLSYPLHPHEFVILKDEMGSTKSALLKVNTEGTKLEPLFLSNEAVWGICARNAQQRMALELLLNDDIPLVTITGKAGTGKTLLALAAGLLKVEDEHKYKKLLIARPVVPMGKDIGYLPGEKEEKLRPWMQPIYDNLEFLFDTKKSGDIDKILMGLGSIQVEALTYIRGRSIPGQFIIIDEAQNLSRHEVKTIVSRVGEGSKIILMGDPEQIDHPYLDASSNGLTYIVEKFKQEGISGHITLEKGERSKLAQLAADLL